The Amycolatopsis japonica nucleotide sequence CCTCGCTGATCTGGGTCGCCACCTGCGGGGTGATCCCGATCAGCTTCCGGATGTCGGCGTCGGAGTTCTTCAGCGTGCCCGAGAGCTTGTTGAGGTCCGCGCTGAACGACTTCATGGAGCTCGACATCTCGTTCTGCGTTTCGAGGACCTGCCCGCCCTTTTCCAGCAGCTGGATCGTCTGCGGCAGGTACTCCTGCGCGGTCGTGGTGAAGCTCCGCGCGGTGTCGAGCAGCCGCTGCAGGTCCGGGCCGGTGCCGTTGAAGGCGTTGTACGACTCGTCGACGACCTTGCGCAGCGAGTCGGTCGGCACCGAGGCCGCGAGGCTGTCGAGGTCGCCGATGAGCTGCTCGGTCGGCACGGGCGTCTTGACCTTGTCGGCCGGGATGACCGAACCCGCGTTCAGGAACGGTCCCTTGTCGCTCTTGGGCTTCAGGTCGACGAACTGTTCGCCGACCGCCGACCGGTTCGCGACGACGGCGTCGAGATCGGCGGGCACCTGCGGGGCGTCCGGTGAGATGTTGAGGTCGGCTTCCAGCCCGGTCTTGGTCAGGCGCAGCTCGCCGACCCGGCCGATGTTGAAGCCGCGGTACGTGACCTCGGCGTTGGTGAAGATGCCGCCGGATTGCTTGAGCTGCAGCTTCACCGTGTAGCCCTCGTCGCCGAAGACCTGGCCGAGCCCGGCGAACCGGATCAGCGCGTACACGATGGCGACCACGGAGATGATCGCGAACGCGACCAGCTGGATCTTCGTCCTACGGACCAGCATCAGCCGGCACCTCCCGAAAGCACGCCGAAGATACCGGCGGGTCCGGTCTGTTGCGGCTGCCCGCCACCCTGCGGCGCGCTCGCCTGGCCGCCGGCGACACCGCCGACGCTGTCCGGGATCGGCAGCGGCGGATTCGCCCCCGGTCCCTCCGTCCCGCCGGTGAGGCCCGGCACCGGGATGACGTCCTGGAGCGGGTTCTGACGGCTGCGGCCGAGGTTCTTGAGGATCTCGTTCAGGTTCAGGTCGATCTTCGCGAACAGGTTGAAGTAGTCGCCCTTGACGCCGTCGTAGGCGGCGTCGCTGAACGGGAAGGTCAGCAGGATCTCCAGCGCCTTCGGCAGATCCGCGCCAGCTTCGCCCAGCTTCTGCAGCGTCGGCTGCAGTGCCTTGAGGTCGGCGACGAGGTCTTCCTTGCTCTTGTTCACCGTGTCGACGGCGACACCGGAGAGGTGGTTGAGCGCGTTCAGCATGGTCACCAGCTGACCGCGCTGCTGCTCCAGCACACCGAGCCCGGGGCCGAGGTTGTCGACCGCGCCGACCAGCTTGTCCTTCTGGCCGTTCAGCGTGAGCGAGAGCCGGTTCAGCCCGTCGAGCGCCCGCGTGATGTTCGCGGACTGCTTGTCGAGGTTCGTGACCAGCTCGTTGGTGTTGTTCAGCAGCGCCTTGAGCTCCGGCGAGCGGCCGGTGGTGGCGTTGTTGAGTTCCTTGGTGATGGTGTTGAGCTGTTCCACCCCACCACCGTTGAGCAGCAGCGAAAGCGCGCCGAGCAGTTCCTCGACCTCGACGCTGCGGTTCGTGCGGGCCAGCGGG carries:
- a CDS encoding MlaD family protein, giving the protein MLVRRTKIQLVAFAIISVVAIVYALIRFAGLGQVFGDEGYTVKLQLKQSGGIFTNAEVTYRGFNIGRVGELRLTKTGLEADLNISPDAPQVPADLDAVVANRSAVGEQFVDLKPKSDKGPFLNAGSVIPADKVKTPVPTEQLIGDLDSLAASVPTDSLRKVVDESYNAFNGTGPDLQRLLDTARSFTTTAQEYLPQTIQLLEKGGQVLETQNEMSSSMKSFSADLNKLSGTLKNSDADIRKLIGITPQVATQISEVLAESGPGLGALTANLLTTSNLLVTRLDGLEQGLVTYPMLAAGANSVANDGTAHLGLALNLFNPPSCTKGYIGLDKYREGTDTTPRAPKDDAYCAEPKGSPINVRGSQNVPYNGVPQIPSEGDVAANAGRSAEELASLRAAQGMPSVLQSPGVSLPTLGTLLGLPG
- a CDS encoding MCE family protein, with amino-acid sequence MNRKLALVAVGTVAALTLSGCGFSGIYDVPLPGGAELGDHPYTVKVQFRDVLDLTPQAGVKVNEVAIGRVEAIGLTQDGWNAEVTLRVNGDVKLPANALANVKQSSLLGEKYVELAAPPDGQGKLADNAVIPLARTNRSVEVEELLGALSLLLNGGGVEQLNTITKELNNATTGRSPELKALLNNTNELVTNLDKQSANITRALDGLNRLSLTLNGQKDKLVGAVDNLGPGLGVLEQQRGQLVTMLNALNHLSGVAVDTVNKSKEDLVADLKALQPTLQKLGEAGADLPKALEILLTFPFSDAAYDGVKGDYFNLFAKIDLNLNEILKNLGRSRQNPLQDVIPVPGLTGGTEGPGANPPLPIPDSVGGVAGGQASAPQGGGQPQQTGPAGIFGVLSGGAG